One window of the Ictidomys tridecemlineatus isolate mIctTri1 chromosome 11, mIctTri1.hap1, whole genome shotgun sequence genome contains the following:
- the Zbtb8a gene encoding zinc finger and BTB domain-containing protein 8A isoform X1 produces the protein MEISTHQSHLLQQLNEQRRQDVFCDCSILVEGKVFKAHRNVLFASSGYFKMLLSQNSKETSQPTTATFQAFSPDTFTVILDFVYSGKLSLTGQNVIEVMSAASFLQMTDVISVCKTFIKSSLDISEKEKDRYFSLSDKDASSNGIERSAFYGGSWQEESSSPHSHLSPDQGAGIISGKSWGKYNYPPASQRSTQLPGAKHEQRKDSIKKTKHLRLSQPPEAAQYKSSKREARASDSSSHVSQAEEQAQIDTEMDSASVGYQYGQGSEVTSRSFSDDLPRMRFKCPYCTHVVKRKADLKRHLRCHTGERPYPCQACGKRFSRLDHLSSHFRTIHQACKLICRKCKRHVTDLTGQVVQEGTRRYRLCNECLAEVGIDSLPIDLEAEQHLMSPSDGDKHSRWHLSEDENRSYVEIVEDGSADLVIQQVDDSEEEEEKEIKPNIR, from the exons ATGGAGATTTCCACCCATCAGTCTCATCTCCTGCAACAACTAAATGAGCAGCGCAGGCAAGATGTGTTCTGTGATTGCAGTATTCTAGTTGAAGGGAAGGTCTTCAAAGCTCATCGAAATGTATTATTTGCTAGTAGTGGCTACTTCAAAATGCTTCTTTCTCAGAATTCCAAGGAGACAAGTCAGCCAACCACAGCTACATTTCAGGCTTTCTCTCCGGACACTTTCACAGTTATCCTGGACTTTGTCTATTCAGGCAAACTCTCTCTTACTGGGCAGAATGTCATAGAAGTGATGTCCGCGGCAAGCTTCCTTCAGATGACTGATGTCATTAGTGTATGTAAGACTTTTATCAAATCTTCCTTGGACATTAGTGAGAAGGAAAAAGATCGCTACTTCAGTCTCTCAGATAAGGACGCCAGTTCTAATGGCATAGAGCGTTCTGCTTTTTATGGTGGCAGCTGGCAAGAAGAAAGCAGTTCCCCACACTCTCACCTCAGCCCAGATCAAGGAGCAGGTATAATAAGTGGAAAGTCGTGGGGTAAGTATAATTACCCTCCGGCCTCCCAACGGAGCACTCAGCTCCCTGGGGCCAAGCATGAGCAGAGGAAAGATTCCATTAAAAAGACCAAGCATCTGCGACTGTCACAGCCTCCTGAAGCTGCTCAGTACAAGTCAAGCAAACGAGAAGCGCGTGCGTCTGATTCTTCCAGCCATGTTTCCCAGGCTGAAGAACAAGCGCAAATTGACACAGAAATGGACTCTGCTTCTGTTGGCTATCAGTATGGTCAAGGATCTGAGGTCACGTCCCGAAGTTTTTCAG ATGACCTGCCCAGGATGCGATTCAAGTGCCCGTACTGCACACATGTGGTAAAGCGGAAAGCAGACCTCAAGCGACATCTGCGCTGTCATACAGGAGAAAGGCCGTATCCATGTCAAGCTTGTGGAAAAAGGTTTAGCAGGCTAGACCACCTAAGTAGCCATTTCCGAACA ATTCACCAGGCATGCAAACTAATCTGCAGAAAATGCAAACGCCATGTGACTGACCTAACAGGGCAAGTGGTACAGGAAGGAACCAGGCGCTACAGACTGTGTAATGAGTGTCTTGCAGAAGTTGGCATAGACAGCCTCCCCATTGATTTGGAAGCTGAGCAACATCTTATGTCCCCATCAGATGGAGATAAACATTCCCGATGGCACTTGAGTGAAGATGAGAATAGATCCTATGTGGAGATTGTAGAGGATGGGTCTGCCGATCTGGTCATACAACAGGTTGATGAtagtgaagaagaagaagaaaaagaaataaagcccAACATTAGGTAG
- the Zbtb8a gene encoding zinc finger and BTB domain-containing protein 8A isoform X2, with protein sequence MEISTHQSHLLQQLNEQRRQDVFCDCSILVEGKVFKAHRNVLFASSGYFKMLLSQNSKETSQPTTATFQAFSPDTFTVILDFVYSGKLSLTGQNVIEVMSAASFLQMTDVISVCKTFIKSSLDISEKEKDRYFSLSDKDASSNGIERSAFYGGSWQEESSSPHSHLSPDQGAGIISGKSWGKYNYPPASQRSTQLPGAKHEQRKDSIKKTKHLRLSQPPEAAQYKSSKREARASDSSSHVSQAEEQAQIDTEMDSASVGYQYGQGSEVTSRSFSDDLPRMRFKCPYCTHVVKRKADLKRHLRCHTGERPYPCQACGKRFSRLDHLSSHFRTEFLDYPCQWNHEWARKMKSTDVL encoded by the exons ATGGAGATTTCCACCCATCAGTCTCATCTCCTGCAACAACTAAATGAGCAGCGCAGGCAAGATGTGTTCTGTGATTGCAGTATTCTAGTTGAAGGGAAGGTCTTCAAAGCTCATCGAAATGTATTATTTGCTAGTAGTGGCTACTTCAAAATGCTTCTTTCTCAGAATTCCAAGGAGACAAGTCAGCCAACCACAGCTACATTTCAGGCTTTCTCTCCGGACACTTTCACAGTTATCCTGGACTTTGTCTATTCAGGCAAACTCTCTCTTACTGGGCAGAATGTCATAGAAGTGATGTCCGCGGCAAGCTTCCTTCAGATGACTGATGTCATTAGTGTATGTAAGACTTTTATCAAATCTTCCTTGGACATTAGTGAGAAGGAAAAAGATCGCTACTTCAGTCTCTCAGATAAGGACGCCAGTTCTAATGGCATAGAGCGTTCTGCTTTTTATGGTGGCAGCTGGCAAGAAGAAAGCAGTTCCCCACACTCTCACCTCAGCCCAGATCAAGGAGCAGGTATAATAAGTGGAAAGTCGTGGGGTAAGTATAATTACCCTCCGGCCTCCCAACGGAGCACTCAGCTCCCTGGGGCCAAGCATGAGCAGAGGAAAGATTCCATTAAAAAGACCAAGCATCTGCGACTGTCACAGCCTCCTGAAGCTGCTCAGTACAAGTCAAGCAAACGAGAAGCGCGTGCGTCTGATTCTTCCAGCCATGTTTCCCAGGCTGAAGAACAAGCGCAAATTGACACAGAAATGGACTCTGCTTCTGTTGGCTATCAGTATGGTCAAGGATCTGAGGTCACGTCCCGAAGTTTTTCAG ATGACCTGCCCAGGATGCGATTCAAGTGCCCGTACTGCACACATGTGGTAAAGCGGAAAGCAGACCTCAAGCGACATCTGCGCTGTCATACAGGAGAAAGGCCGTATCCATGTCAAGCTTGTGGAAAAAGGTTTAGCAGGCTAGACCACCTAAGTAGCCATTTCCGAACA